From Xenopus tropicalis strain Nigerian chromosome 3, UCB_Xtro_10.0, whole genome shotgun sequence, the proteins below share one genomic window:
- the bcap29 gene encoding B-cell receptor-associated protein 29 isoform X1, with product MTFQWTAVASFLYGEVAVLLILCIPFISPLRWKKIFRFQLWSKVSPYWNKAFLSIIVVLIVLFLDAAREVKKYSANHLTDKNAKLYPSSYDHIHMKLFRSQRNLYISGFSLFLWLVLRRVVSLIMQLASEIESNGAMQTQVENANEAAKKYMEDNEHLKKTINSAKMDEGKWALKAENEKLKTEVESLKEELKRMTEALSKSQKDSSAIKKQCDGLTREFDHLLKEHEKLQNATEGIQNKKEE from the exons ATGACATTTCAGTGGACAGCCGTTGCAAGTTTTCTGTATGGGGAAGTAGCTGTACTTCTTATTCTCTGCATCCCATTTATTTCTCCCCTGAG ATGGAAAAAGATATTCAGATTTCAGCTGTGGAGTAAAGTATCACCCTACTGGAACAAAGCTTTTCTTTCAATTATAGTTGTACTGATTGTTTTGTTTCTGG ATGCTGCAAGAGAAGTGAAGAAGTATTCTGCAAATCATCTGACTGATAAAAATGCAAAGCTGTATCCAAGTTCCTATGATCACATCCACATGAAACTTTTTAGATCTCAAAGGAATCTTTACATCTCCGGATTCTCTTTATTTTTGTGGCT TGTGTTACGTAGGGTGGTGTCCCTAATAATGCAGCTGGCATCAGAGATTGAAAGTAACGGCGCTATGCAAACCCAAGTAGAAAATGCCAATGAAGCTGCCAAAAAATACATGGAAGACAACGAGCATTTAAAAAAG ACAATAAATAGTGCTAAAATGGATGAAGGCAAGTGGGCACTGAAAGCAGAAAATGAGAAATTAAAGACTGAAGTTGAAAGCCTTAAAGAGGAGTTAAAAAGAATGACAGAAG CCCTCTCTAAATCTCAAAAAGATTCAAGTGCCATAAAGAAACAGTGTGATGGCCTAACTAGAGAATTTGATCATCTTCTAAAAGAGCATGAAAAGCTGCAG aatGCAACAGAGGGAATACAAAATAAGAAAGAGGAGTAA
- the bcap29 gene encoding B-cell receptor-associated protein 29 isoform X2 yields the protein MINMGLHLRWKKIFRFQLWSKVSPYWNKAFLSIIVVLIVLFLDAAREVKKYSANHLTDKNAKLYPSSYDHIHMKLFRSQRNLYISGFSLFLWLVLRRVVSLIMQLASEIESNGAMQTQVENANEAAKKYMEDNEHLKKTINSAKMDEGKWALKAENEKLKTEVESLKEELKRMTEALSKSQKDSSAIKKQCDGLTREFDHLLKEHEKLQNATEGIQNKKEE from the exons ATGATCAACATGGGTCTGCACCTGAG ATGGAAAAAGATATTCAGATTTCAGCTGTGGAGTAAAGTATCACCCTACTGGAACAAAGCTTTTCTTTCAATTATAGTTGTACTGATTGTTTTGTTTCTGG ATGCTGCAAGAGAAGTGAAGAAGTATTCTGCAAATCATCTGACTGATAAAAATGCAAAGCTGTATCCAAGTTCCTATGATCACATCCACATGAAACTTTTTAGATCTCAAAGGAATCTTTACATCTCCGGATTCTCTTTATTTTTGTGGCT TGTGTTACGTAGGGTGGTGTCCCTAATAATGCAGCTGGCATCAGAGATTGAAAGTAACGGCGCTATGCAAACCCAAGTAGAAAATGCCAATGAAGCTGCCAAAAAATACATGGAAGACAACGAGCATTTAAAAAAG ACAATAAATAGTGCTAAAATGGATGAAGGCAAGTGGGCACTGAAAGCAGAAAATGAGAAATTAAAGACTGAAGTTGAAAGCCTTAAAGAGGAGTTAAAAAGAATGACAGAAG CCCTCTCTAAATCTCAAAAAGATTCAAGTGCCATAAAGAAACAGTGTGATGGCCTAACTAGAGAATTTGATCATCTTCTAAAAGAGCATGAAAAGCTGCAG aatGCAACAGAGGGAATACAAAATAAGAAAGAGGAGTAA